The window CATCTATGTAGAATTTATCTGTATGACTGAAACAATTCGTGTGATTTCTACTCATGAATTCTAATCATATTTCAGGTATTATGCTCCATCTTTAGGTTTCTTAATGTTTGCAGTTGGACTCAACTTGAGTGAAAAGGATTTTACAGAAGCATTCAAGAGGCCAATACCTATCTTTACTGGTTACGTTTGTCAATTCGTTCTAAAGCCTCTTCTTGGTTATCTTTTTGGAACACTGGCCATAACTTTATTCAGGCTTCCAACTTCCTTAAGTAACAAACACTCTTCTCTTCTCTTTTCTttcattttctttcctttttgtgGTAAAATGGAGACtagttaattaattttaaaagaatATTTGTGTTACAGGTGATGGAATAATGCTAACTTCTTGTGTTAATGGTGCTCAGCTCTCTAATTATGCCACGTTTTTAACAGACCCAACAATGGCACCTCTAAGCATTGTTATGACCTCACTATCAACTGCTTCTTCTGTTTTTTTCACACCATTTttatctcttcttcttcttggaaagAGGTTGAATGTTGATGTCTGTGGAATGGTTTCCAATATTCTTCAGATTGTTGTTTCCCCTGTTGCTGCTACCTTACTTCTCAATCGGTATGGAAaaactttcttcttctttttttttttcttcataaagTAACAATTATTTTGTTACATTTACAGATTCTACCCAGAAATTTCTTGTGCAATTCGTCCATTTTTGCCTCCTATATCACTTTTGGTGAATTTTTTCTGTGTTGGGGCCCCACTTGCAATAAACATGCAATCAATCATGTCCCCATTTGGGATCTCCATTACATTCCTTATGATCATGTTTCATTTATCCGGATTTATCCTTGGACACTCATTTACAGGCATTTTATTCCATAATCACCCCGATGTCCAACCTCTTCAAAGAACCTTATCTTATGAAACAGGTTAATACAGAAAAAACGATTTAACAGACTGTGTTTGATATTTTTTAAACGTTATTTATTCAGATAATGCTTTATGATACAGGTATGCAGAGCGGTCTGTTGGCAGTTGCATTAGCGAATAAATTTTTTCATGATCCGCTTGTGGGAATCCCGCCGGCTATATCAGTGAGTTGAAATTTAAATCTAttcgttgattttttttttgagtcAAACTGAATAAAAttcaatttcaaaatttattaagtTGTTTGGATTTTTAAGATAAGCTTGGTAAAATTATAAACCATATTATTTTTGGATATTTTGTGCAGGTGGTAGTCATGTCATTAATGAGTTTTTCTCTTGTGAAGATTTGGGGTAAAAAGGAAAATATATGATTGACTTAAGTTTAtagatttattttttatatttaatatataattacATGGTTTCATTAAACCATATGTTATATTAGTTCTAGGATTGCTTCGAATTTACATAAGGTCTATTCTACGCAAGTTTAGTTAAATTTTTTGAAATCCAAAATTAGTTTAAAAGAAGTGAAACTCAATCCCTTAGGTAGTAAACAAACATACGAATTTCACACATTTCATAATTCATATTGAGAacgaaataaaattaaaattaatattaaagaTTATATGAAAAGATGAATATGTATCAAAGCACCAAAAGAAAGATTTTGGGCCCATGCATTAGACCCCGTCCACAAAAGGTGTATTGTCTGTTTGTGGTTGGTTTGCCAAAAGCTTGGCAATGATTTTGTAGTAACACTTTATAAGAATTAGGGGATAATCTTTTATGAACATTAGATCATTGATTTTAAGAATGAGAGATATGAATGAAGAATTGCACACTTTTGGAAAAGTCTCAATATATTAAATTTTCTTCACTGTGTTAGAATTTAGAGATATTTATAAGACAAAACTTTAAAAATGGTtcctgtggttttcaaaaatatcaagtttagtcccgaagttcaaaaaacctcacagatggtccctgtggtttcaaaacttttaacaaatggtcctttttgCTACctccgttagcttttggccgttaagtAAAGGGTATTTCCGTCATTTCACAAaagagggaccatttatgaagttttttgttatttaaaaaaatataattatttaataaagggtcccactctctctctctctctctctctctctctctctctctctcaaaagaatCCATCTTGAATTGGATCTTCACTTCGTCGATGAACTGAAATGCAAAAAGGAGATGGTGCGTCTTCTTCGTCTAATCGGGGAAGAACACGAATGGAAGCAATAAAAAATCGAGGGTACTAGTGAGGTTCAAGCAGATCACAAGGTGAGACTGAGAAAGGGACCTcggtcttcatcttcatcttcattagATCGAGAAGGCATTAGACGATCGAAGGCAGTCAAAATGGTGGTCATGTGGCTGGCGATCGTGAGAAAAGGGAGAGGGGCGTCGGCTGTACAGGTATGCTCCGACGGTTTCCTTCTTTCATTTTGCCTCATCGTCAGCCGTAACCCGACAGAAGGGAGACAGTAGCAGCGTCTATCGTTCAAGGGAATGAGGGGGTGTTCGAGGCTGCTTTTGGTCGTCTAAGGGAGAGTTGCCGGTGCTTTTCTCGTGACAGTTTCTCAGCAGTTTAAGCCTTGCTAGGAGACTGTTTTGGGTGTCGATGGTACTTGAAAATACAACAAGCAGGTGGTGGGTGTTGAATTAACGAAGCAAGGATGGAGATGGGGCTGGAACAATCGAGAATCGAAGATGGAGAGGCCGACATCTCGTTTTTCCATCTTTCCTGAGCTGTGGCTTCaagggaagagagagagagagagagagagagagagagagagagagagggtgggacgctttattaaataattatatttttttaaataacaaaaaacttcataaatggtccctcttttgtgaaatgacggaaatacccttcacttaacggccaaaaagtaacggagttagcgaaaatgacaatttgttaaaagttttgaaaccacagggaccatttgtgaggttttttgaacttagggactaaacttgatatttttgaaaaccacagggaccatttttgaagttttatctatttataataacaatagcttgaataatttgattaattTCTTGGATTGTGGTTATAATACTTTTCGAAATCTGTAATTCGATCCTTATTCCTGGG of the Lactuca sativa cultivar Salinas chromosome 6, Lsat_Salinas_v11, whole genome shotgun sequence genome contains:
- the LOC111901209 gene encoding probable sodium/metabolite cotransporter BASS6, chloroplastic — its product is MNVYSNLHHHNRPYVFLPPKCSSLSQRNTCLEFPVRLRSISLCDWSSRLVVRRSVSNQFVNPIDRNESQEFAPILPQNHEKKATSIIDTLKNANSILPQVVLISTILAFIHPSSFTWFTSRYYAPSLGFLMFAVGLNLSEKDFTEAFKRPIPIFTGYVCQFVLKPLLGYLFGTLAITLFRLPTSLSDGIMLTSCVNGAQLSNYATFLTDPTMAPLSIVMTSLSTASSVFFTPFLSLLLLGKRLNVDVCGMVSNILQIVVSPVAATLLLNRFYPEISCAIRPFLPPISLLVNFFCVGAPLAINMQSIMSPFGISITFLMIMFHLSGFILGHSFTGILFHNHPDVQPLQRTLSYETGMQSGLLAVALANKFFHDPLVGIPPAISVVVMSLMSFSLVKIWGKKENI